A genomic region of Capnocytophaga canimorsus contains the following coding sequences:
- a CDS encoding DNA alkylation repair protein, with protein MGTNYSITEKFGANLAEFLAQKIQKIYPKFDSEHFIQDTESKTIGQTYTQRVASLAELLKNYLPADYKEALTILFAILGEENPNQTGMFTHFYWILPIGKFVQEYGLNNFELSMKAIEEITKRNTGEYAVRPYIRKHPQAALEIVKIWAKSPNFHLRRLASEGLRPKLPWASKLDTFIENPTPVFEVLELLKEDEILFVKKSVANHLTDWLKVNRQAVLPLIERWKTSENPNTQWIIKRATRKIQ; from the coding sequence GTGGGAACTAATTACAGTATTACCGAAAAATTTGGAGCAAATCTCGCTGAATTTTTGGCTCAAAAAATTCAAAAAATCTACCCAAAGTTTGATTCGGAACACTTCATACAAGATACCGAAAGCAAAACCATAGGACAGACCTACACGCAACGTGTAGCATCCCTTGCCGAACTTTTAAAAAACTATTTACCTGCTGATTATAAAGAGGCTTTAACCATTCTATTTGCAATTTTGGGCGAAGAAAATCCGAATCAAACGGGAATGTTTACTCACTTTTACTGGATTTTACCCATAGGAAAATTTGTACAAGAGTACGGATTGAACAATTTTGAACTTTCAATGAAAGCTATCGAAGAAATCACCAAAAGAAATACAGGGGAATACGCCGTTCGCCCCTATATTCGAAAGCACCCACAAGCCGCTCTCGAAATCGTTAAAATATGGGCAAAATCACCCAATTTTCACTTGCGCAGATTGGCAAGTGAAGGGCTACGACCAAAGCTCCCTTGGGCAAGTAAATTAGATACTTTCATAGAAAACCCTACCCCTGTTTTCGAAGTTCTCGAACTATTAAAAGAAGATGAAATTTTGTTCGTTAAAAAATCGGTTGCTAACCACCTTACCGATTGGCTCAAAGTAAATCGCCAAGCCGTTTTACCTTTGATTGAACGCTGGAAAACTTCCGAAAACCCAAACACTCAATGGATTATCAAAAGAGCCACACGTAAAATACAATAA
- the pheS gene encoding phenylalanine--tRNA ligase subunit alpha → MIDKIKEDIAQVEGFNATTKEEIEQFRIQYLGKKGILNDFFAAFKQVPNEEKKAFGQVINELKNKVEAKVQELRDALEQQQESKGVYGDLTRPATPISLGARHPISLVKKQIVEIFSNIGFNVSEGPEIEDDWHNFTALNLPEYHPARDMQDTFFIQTNPDILLRTHTSSVQVRYMENHQPPIRTISPGRVFRNEAISARSHCLFHQVEGLYIDKDVSFADLKQTLLYFTKEMFGKSKIRLRPSYFPFTEPSAEVDIYWGLNNEIDYRITKGTGWLEIMGCGMVDPNVLKNCNINSEEYSGFAFGMGVERIAMLLYQIGDIRMFYENDVRFLEQFKSSF, encoded by the coding sequence ATGATTGACAAAATTAAGGAAGATATTGCTCAAGTAGAAGGTTTTAACGCAACTACAAAAGAAGAAATTGAACAGTTTCGCATCCAGTATTTAGGAAAAAAAGGAATTTTAAATGATTTTTTTGCTGCTTTTAAGCAAGTTCCTAATGAAGAAAAAAAGGCTTTCGGGCAAGTTATCAATGAGCTGAAAAATAAGGTAGAAGCCAAAGTGCAAGAACTTCGTGATGCTTTGGAACAACAACAAGAAAGCAAAGGCGTTTATGGAGATTTAACACGTCCTGCCACACCCATCAGCTTGGGAGCAAGGCACCCAATATCACTGGTAAAAAAACAAATCGTGGAAATTTTTTCTAACATTGGGTTTAACGTTTCCGAAGGACCTGAAATTGAAGACGATTGGCATAATTTCACGGCATTGAATTTACCTGAATATCACCCTGCTCGTGATATGCAAGATACGTTTTTCATTCAAACTAATCCTGATATTTTGCTCCGTACGCATACTAGTTCGGTACAGGTTCGGTATATGGAAAACCACCAACCGCCAATTCGTACCATTTCTCCAGGACGTGTATTCAGAAATGAAGCTATTTCGGCACGTTCGCATTGTTTATTCCATCAGGTAGAAGGGCTTTACATCGACAAAGACGTATCTTTTGCTGATTTGAAACAAACATTGCTTTATTTCACTAAAGAAATGTTCGGAAAGTCAAAAATTCGTTTGCGTCCGTCGTATTTTCCGTTTACAGAGCCTTCTGCGGAAGTGGATATTTATTGGGGCTTGAATAACGAAATTGATTATCGCATCACTAAAGGAACGGGTTGGCTCGAAATTATGGGTTGTGGAATGGTTGACCCTAATGTATTGAAAAACTGCAATATAAATAGTGAAGAGTACAGTGGTTTTGCTTTCGGAATGGGAGTAGAACGTATAGCGATGTTGCTTTATCAAATTGGAGATATTCGTATGTTTTATGAGAATGATGTCCGTTTTTTAGAGCAGTTCAAAAGTTCTTTTTAA
- a CDS encoding M56 family metallopeptidase, with amino-acid sequence MIPYLIKTLLCGMCFYTLYHLLLSREKMLIFNRFFLLLALVASFVFPLITIEMPFQLIFEKTFEKTVVTQEVNNSSIYVNPTTEQLIIETKDFTNLIIICLYGVIAFLMLFRFLRNLLKIFNKIKKHPKQVYEGAYLVILEEECAPHSFWNYIFINKKDAYEQKVLLHELTHIRQKHSLDLLFVEFLKIVFWFHPMVHLFGKAIRINHEFLADACVVSKHTNIAEYQMLILKRAASANVPFYNYFNFYNTKKRLIMLQTKVNHFRNLCKMALLIPTSVLFLVVFAEKSYAQEAEKQKEVSPLQASAKYKIIRVEGVSLKGKGEKTTVTLTDEAGNEIVEQITNKSEREAFTKKYGLQLPPPPPTPPSAIRVKKAEELPPPPAPPTPVGKMKKSTELPPPPPPPVPVKEK; translated from the coding sequence ATGATACCGTATCTTATCAAAACGCTATTATGTGGTATGTGTTTCTACACATTGTATCACTTGTTGCTATCGCGAGAAAAAATGCTGATATTCAATCGGTTTTTCTTGCTCTTGGCTTTGGTAGCTTCGTTTGTTTTTCCGCTGATTACCATTGAAATGCCTTTTCAACTCATATTTGAAAAAACATTCGAGAAAACAGTCGTTACACAAGAAGTTAACAATTCCTCAATTTACGTAAATCCAACAACAGAGCAATTGATTATAGAAACTAAAGACTTTACAAATCTGATTATCATATGTTTATATGGAGTGATTGCGTTTCTGATGCTATTTCGATTCTTACGTAACTTGCTTAAAATCTTCAATAAAATCAAAAAACATCCTAAACAAGTTTACGAAGGAGCTTATTTGGTAATTTTGGAAGAAGAATGTGCACCCCATTCATTTTGGAATTACATTTTTATCAATAAAAAAGATGCCTATGAACAGAAAGTTTTATTACACGAACTGACCCACATTCGGCAAAAACATTCTTTGGATTTGCTTTTTGTCGAGTTTTTGAAAATCGTGTTTTGGTTTCACCCTATGGTGCATTTGTTTGGGAAAGCTATCCGAATCAATCACGAGTTTTTAGCCGATGCTTGTGTGGTTTCTAAACACACAAATATTGCAGAATATCAAATGCTTATACTCAAAAGAGCTGCTTCTGCAAATGTCCCATTTTATAATTATTTCAATTTTTACAACACCAAAAAACGTCTGATTATGTTACAAACAAAAGTAAATCATTTTCGTAATTTATGTAAAATGGCGTTGCTTATCCCAACAAGTGTTCTATTCCTTGTGGTTTTTGCCGAAAAAAGCTACGCCCAAGAAGCGGAAAAACAAAAAGAAGTTTCTCCCTTACAAGCATCTGCCAAATATAAAATAATAAGAGTAGAAGGTGTAAGTCTTAAGGGAAAAGGAGAAAAAACAACTGTTACTCTGACAGATGAAGCAGGTAATGAAATTGTGGAGCAAATTACCAATAAATCAGAAAGAGAGGCTTTTACTAAGAAGTATGGCTTACAATTGCCGCCTCCGCCACCAACTCCACCATCTGCTATCAGAGTAAAAAAAGCTGAGGAATTACCACCGCCTCCTGCTCCTCCAACACCGGTTGGCAAAATGAAAAAAAGTACGGAATTACCGCCTCCGCCACCACCTCCGGTGCCTGTCAAAGAAAAGTAA
- a CDS encoding BlaI/MecI/CopY family transcriptional regulator — protein MKKLSNTEEQLMEYLWQKQTAYMKDLLEAYPDPKPASTTIATLLKRMIDKQMVGYHQRGNSREYYPKISKNSYFSRKMKTIISDYFGNSAFQFASFFAKEISMTPEQWEELKKIVDSNLKKE, from the coding sequence ATGAAAAAATTATCAAATACAGAAGAACAGCTTATGGAATATTTATGGCAGAAACAAACTGCCTATATGAAAGATTTATTGGAGGCTTATCCTGACCCAAAACCGGCAAGTACAACCATCGCTACGCTTCTTAAACGAATGATTGACAAGCAGATGGTTGGGTATCATCAGCGGGGAAATTCACGTGAGTATTATCCGAAAATTTCTAAAAACAGCTATTTTTCCCGAAAGATGAAAACCATTATCAGTGATTATTTTGGAAATTCAGCTTTTCAGTTTGCTTCCTTTTTTGCAAAAGAAATTTCGATGACTCCCGAGCAATGGGAAGAATTGAAAAAAATAGTAGATTCAAACCTTAAAAAGGAATAA
- a CDS encoding nucleoside deaminase, which produces MNTFFTDEYFMKKALEEAQKALEEDEIPVGAIITTNNQIIAKGYNLTQKLNDVTAHAEIQAITAASGYLGGKYLKNCTLYVTLEPCIMCAGALFWSQISRVVFAADDPKRGFRTVGNLLHPKTEIQSGVLQHEATQLLHQFFNKKRK; this is translated from the coding sequence ATGAATACATTTTTCACAGATGAATATTTTATGAAAAAAGCCCTAGAAGAAGCTCAAAAGGCTTTGGAGGAAGATGAAATTCCAGTAGGAGCAATCATTACCACAAACAATCAAATCATCGCCAAAGGGTATAATCTTACCCAAAAACTCAATGATGTTACCGCTCACGCTGAAATACAAGCCATAACAGCAGCATCAGGATATTTAGGAGGTAAATATTTGAAAAATTGCACTTTATACGTAACTCTTGAACCTTGTATTATGTGTGCTGGTGCCCTATTTTGGAGCCAAATATCGCGTGTGGTTTTTGCCGCTGACGACCCCAAACGTGGCTTTAGAACCGTAGGCAATTTGCTTCACCCCAAAACAGAAATTCAAAGTGGCGTATTGCAACACGAGGCAACACAACTTCTACACCAATTCTTTAATAAAAAAAGAAAGTAA
- a CDS encoding BamA/TamA family outer membrane protein translates to MKVQQLFWIFLFLLSTSTYAQQEEKDSLPKIEVDSNRIKKNIEFYKGIQDYSKRSKLMRMLHQITFERIRPADKSDPKKQVEQREFAQYQGKIIRNIEIYPLDPFGFDEKDLNKKPSRNIDRWGNALHGRTKKFTIKGQLLIKENMPLDSVLLKESERILRSRRYIRRALITPIALEQTSDSVDIQVAVLDNWSIYVDADGSQTQGKVRVRERNFLGLGHEATGIYRQRFDNWQKNAFALGYRADNLYNSQINAIIEYDFNFDNQYHKQWVIERPFFSPYARWSGSIGLYKNRWRDEVPINDSIHRPMLKTTKFDAYASYAFPIFKKRKDRTNLIFSTRYKLLNYHERPKDYIYADLYYSNERLFLAEVLLNRVDYKQDRYIFRHGDTEDVSTGKSFALTSGILHKNQVNYPYLGASFIWANYTNRGYFGVKTEAGSLFLVDRTQQTVLRGEVTHFSNLFRMGDWHFRQFLKTHLTVGFNRRGFVKDRITLNDEHGISGFRSNFVYGTRRWVISSQTQSYSPFEWIGFRFSPFLVGDIGFIGSEHEPWFKNQVYSKIGIGFYVTNDYLMFGDFQVSFCYFPRIPGSGDHIYNFTSVRNYDFELQDLEKRIPHIIEFK, encoded by the coding sequence ATGAAAGTTCAACAACTATTTTGGATATTTTTATTCCTCTTAAGCACAAGCACTTACGCTCAGCAAGAGGAAAAAGACTCTTTGCCAAAAATAGAAGTTGATTCCAACAGGATTAAAAAAAACATTGAGTTCTACAAAGGAATTCAAGATTACTCCAAAAGAAGTAAACTGATGCGAATGCTACACCAGATAACTTTTGAACGCATTCGCCCTGCGGATAAATCTGACCCTAAAAAACAAGTAGAACAACGTGAGTTTGCACAATATCAAGGAAAAATCATTCGAAATATTGAAATTTATCCTTTAGACCCTTTCGGATTTGACGAAAAAGACCTAAATAAAAAACCCTCCCGAAATATTGACCGCTGGGGTAATGCCTTACACGGACGAACCAAAAAGTTTACCATCAAAGGGCAGTTACTCATCAAAGAAAATATGCCTCTGGACTCGGTATTACTCAAAGAATCGGAACGTATTTTGCGAAGTCGCAGATATATACGCCGTGCTTTGATTACTCCCATAGCTCTGGAACAGACTTCCGATTCTGTGGATATTCAAGTGGCGGTACTTGACAACTGGAGTATTTATGTTGATGCAGACGGTTCGCAAACACAAGGTAAAGTTCGGGTTCGTGAGCGCAACTTTCTTGGGCTTGGGCACGAGGCTACAGGTATTTATCGTCAACGATTTGACAATTGGCAGAAGAACGCATTCGCCTTAGGGTATCGAGCTGATAATCTATATAATAGCCAAATAAACGCCATTATTGAATATGATTTTAATTTCGATAATCAATACCACAAGCAATGGGTAATTGAGCGTCCGTTTTTTTCTCCGTATGCGCGTTGGTCAGGCAGCATTGGGCTGTACAAAAACAGATGGCGCGATGAAGTTCCTATCAATGACAGCATACATCGTCCAATGTTAAAAACTACAAAATTCGACGCTTATGCAAGTTATGCGTTTCCCATTTTCAAAAAGCGAAAAGATAGAACCAATCTCATTTTTTCAACAAGATATAAACTTTTGAATTATCACGAACGCCCCAAAGATTATATTTATGCCGATTTATATTATTCCAATGAAAGACTCTTTTTGGCAGAAGTCTTGCTCAATCGGGTGGACTATAAACAAGACCGATACATCTTCAGGCACGGCGACACAGAAGATGTTAGTACAGGGAAAAGTTTTGCTTTAACTTCTGGAATACTCCATAAAAATCAGGTAAATTACCCTTATTTGGGGGCAAGTTTCATTTGGGCGAATTACACGAATAGGGGATATTTTGGAGTTAAAACGGAAGCAGGTAGTCTGTTTTTGGTTGACCGAACCCAACAAACCGTTTTAAGAGGAGAGGTTACTCATTTTTCGAACCTTTTCCGTATGGGAGATTGGCATTTTAGGCAGTTTTTAAAAACGCATCTTACGGTGGGCTTTAATCGCAGGGGATTTGTAAAGGATCGTATCACCCTCAATGATGAGCACGGCATATCGGGCTTTCGAAGTAATTTTGTTTATGGCACTCGTCGTTGGGTGATTTCCTCACAAACACAGTCGTATTCGCCTTTTGAGTGGATTGGTTTTCGTTTCAGCCCTTTTTTGGTGGGTGACATTGGGTTTATAGGCTCAGAGCACGAGCCTTGGTTTAAAAACCAAGTGTACTCAAAAATTGGCATTGGGTTTTATGTAACGAATGATTACCTAATGTTCGGTGATTTTCAAGTATCATTTTGCTATTTTCCGAGGATTCCCGGAAGCGGTGATCATATTTATAACTTTACCAGTGTGCGTAATTATGATTTTGAGCTTCAAGATTTAGAAAAACGCATACCTCACATTATTGAGTTTAAGTAA
- a CDS encoding lysophospholipid acyltransferase family protein, producing MRILILAWRIWFYLLTGLLIVFLIPFLLILISNPLWYGKFYWVVRNFWAKPILWGMGLFPKIQQEMPFKSGQSYMLVANHVSMIDIMLMMYCSTQPFVFVGKKELSKLPVFGYFYKRVAILVDRSDAKSRKQVYDHAKKRLELGLSICIFPEGGIPEEFVILDQFKDGAFRLAIEHQISIIPMTFLDNKKRFPWRLTAGAPGRLRVHIHAFESTKGLSLEDKNALKNHIRNLILQDLISYQK from the coding sequence ATGCGAATTTTGATATTGGCTTGGCGAATTTGGTTTTATTTACTCACAGGATTGCTCATTGTGTTTTTGATTCCTTTTTTGCTGATTTTGATAAGTAATCCTCTTTGGTATGGGAAATTTTACTGGGTTGTACGTAATTTTTGGGCAAAACCCATACTTTGGGGAATGGGATTATTCCCCAAAATACAGCAGGAAATGCCTTTCAAAAGCGGACAAAGTTATATGCTGGTTGCCAATCACGTAAGTATGATTGACATTATGCTTATGATGTATTGTAGTACTCAACCTTTTGTTTTTGTAGGAAAAAAAGAGCTCTCAAAGCTTCCTGTTTTTGGTTATTTTTACAAAAGAGTGGCTATTTTGGTGGATCGTTCTGATGCAAAAAGTAGAAAACAAGTGTATGACCACGCTAAGAAACGATTGGAATTGGGCTTGAGTATCTGTATTTTTCCCGAGGGGGGAATCCCTGAGGAATTCGTGATTTTAGACCAATTTAAAGACGGGGCTTTCCGATTGGCCATTGAGCATCAAATCTCTATTATTCCGATGACGTTTCTTGATAATAAAAAGCGTTTTCCGTGGCGACTCACAGCAGGGGCTCCCGGAAGGTTACGTGTACATATTCACGCTTTTGAATCTACCAAAGGGTTATCATTGGAAGATAAAAATGCTCTAAAAAATCACATCCGAAACCTGATACTTCAAGATTTGATATCTTATCAGAAGTAA
- the ccoG gene encoding cytochrome c oxidase accessory protein CcoG, whose protein sequence is MAEQNKEVFRDSIGTISEEGKRAWVYPKKPSGKFYNYRKYVSYFLLLFLFTAPFIKIEGNQFLMFNVLERRFNIFGLPFWPQDFYLFVISMIIGVVFVTLFTVAFGRIFCGWICPQTIFMEMVFRRIEYWIDGDRGAQMRLDKQPWNGEKIRKRLLKWSIFFIISFAISNIFLAYLIGSDELLKLIADGPLAHLSTFVALLIFTGIFYFVFSWFREQACIIACPYGRLQGVLLDNQSIVVAYDYKRGEGENGRKKFRKNEDRQALGYGDCIDCMQCVHVCPTGIDIRNGTQLECVNCTACIDACDEVMEKVGYPKGLIRYASEENIAKKAPFKFNLRMKGYTAVLSALIIVLIGMLFLRSELQATVLRLPGQLYQHEPDDVISNVYTYKIINKTTKDFENVSFKVVSPIAADVVLVSKETIFIPKQGMAEGTLFIKTKDFLLKDDTTVFEIEVYSNGKKIESTKTTFLGPRIFR, encoded by the coding sequence ATGGCTGAACAGAATAAAGAAGTCTTTCGTGACTCCATTGGTACAATTAGTGAGGAAGGAAAACGGGCTTGGGTTTATCCCAAAAAACCTTCTGGGAAGTTTTACAACTATCGTAAGTACGTAAGTTATTTTTTACTCTTATTCCTTTTTACGGCTCCTTTTATTAAAATTGAAGGGAATCAATTTCTGATGTTCAATGTTTTGGAGCGTCGATTTAATATTTTTGGACTGCCTTTCTGGCCCCAAGATTTTTATCTTTTTGTAATCTCGATGATTATTGGGGTGGTTTTTGTTACGCTCTTTACGGTGGCTTTCGGAAGGATTTTCTGTGGCTGGATTTGCCCTCAAACCATATTTATGGAGATGGTTTTTCGCCGTATTGAATATTGGATTGATGGCGATCGTGGGGCACAGATGCGATTGGATAAACAACCTTGGAATGGAGAAAAAATCAGAAAACGACTGCTCAAATGGAGTATCTTTTTTATCATTTCTTTTGCCATTTCCAACATCTTTTTGGCATACCTTATCGGAAGTGATGAGCTACTAAAACTCATTGCCGATGGACCTTTGGCACATTTGAGTACTTTCGTTGCATTGCTTATTTTTACAGGTATTTTCTACTTCGTGTTTAGCTGGTTTCGTGAACAGGCCTGTATCATTGCTTGTCCTTACGGACGATTGCAAGGGGTACTTTTGGATAACCAATCCATCGTAGTAGCTTACGATTACAAACGTGGCGAGGGTGAAAACGGACGTAAGAAATTTCGTAAAAATGAAGACCGACAAGCCTTAGGTTATGGAGATTGTATTGACTGTATGCAATGCGTTCACGTTTGCCCTACTGGAATAGATATCCGTAACGGAACACAATTGGAATGTGTAAACTGTACGGCTTGTATTGATGCTTGTGATGAAGTAATGGAAAAAGTAGGCTATCCTAAAGGGCTTATCCGATACGCTAGTGAAGAAAACATCGCTAAAAAAGCTCCCTTTAAGTTTAATTTACGAATGAAAGGATACACAGCTGTTTTATCGGCATTGATAATTGTGCTTATAGGGATGCTCTTTTTACGTTCGGAATTACAAGCTACTGTTTTGCGCTTACCTGGGCAACTGTACCAACACGAGCCAGATGATGTTATTAGTAATGTCTATACGTATAAAATCATCAATAAAACCACTAAAGATTTTGAAAATGTTTCCTTTAAGGTCGTTTCACCCATAGCAGCAGATGTTGTTTTGGTTTCCAAAGAAACCATTTTCATTCCTAAGCAGGGTATGGCAGAAGGAACGCTATTTATCAAAACCAAAGACTTTTTACTTAAAGATGACACCACTGTTTTTGAAATAGAGGTGTATAGCAATGGTAAAAAAATAGAAAGTACTAAAACTACTTTCTTAGGTCCTCGAATATTCAGATAA